From Coleofasciculus sp. FACHB-T130, a single genomic window includes:
- a CDS encoding methyltransferase domain-containing protein, with protein MNSYKQQVIEFYNSRTAYDFEEGTRHLLEANLLLEFVPIQKGDKILDVATGTGLVAIPAAQKVGSEGNVIGIDMSPGMLHQARVKVEAACLQNIELIEADAESINFDEGSFDAIFCCEAIVLFTDIAASLQKWYRFLKTGGFVAFTCPPETAYQGAIYQNICARVLGISLPHILETLGTPEKCRNLLQQAGFRDIEIKIEPSGRYRHLRDEELSWKGMNLTLKGNPLLAKLSPEQLEQFQVEYRAEIEKLATDKGVWEDTTKFFVRGRK; from the coding sequence ATGAATAGTTACAAGCAACAGGTAATTGAATTTTACAATAGTAGAACTGCCTACGATTTCGAGGAAGGGACACGCCATCTACTTGAAGCCAATCTCCTACTTGAATTTGTCCCAATTCAGAAGGGAGATAAAATTCTTGATGTTGCCACTGGGACGGGTTTAGTAGCGATTCCTGCTGCTCAGAAAGTGGGTTCCGAAGGCAATGTCATTGGCATAGATATGTCTCCAGGAATGCTCCATCAAGCTAGAGTTAAAGTTGAAGCAGCTTGTTTACAAAACATTGAGTTGATTGAGGCGGATGCAGAATCCATCAACTTTGATGAGGGGAGTTTTGATGCTATCTTTTGCTGTGAGGCGATTGTACTTTTTACTGATATTGCTGCTAGTTTGCAAAAGTGGTATCGCTTCCTGAAAACAGGAGGATTTGTGGCATTTACCTGTCCTCCCGAAACAGCTTATCAGGGAGCTATTTATCAGAATATATGCGCTAGAGTATTGGGCATATCGCTGCCACACATCCTCGAAACACTCGGTACTCCAGAAAAGTGCCGCAATTTGCTACAACAGGCAGGTTTTAGAGATATCGAAATCAAAATTGAGCCTTCTGGACGGTATCGCCATCTAAGAGATGAGGAATTATCCTGGAAGGGAATGAATTTAACTTTGAAAGGCAATCCGCTGCTGGCAAAACTATCACCGGAACAATTAGAACAGTTCCAAGTTGAGTATAGAGCAGAAATTGAGAAATTAGCGACCGATAAAGGTGTCTGGGAAGACACCACAAAATTCTTCGTTCGGGGTAGAAAATGA
- a CDS encoding response regulator transcription factor — MLSCQHPLLRVLVVDDHELTRFSLKLAFQSQANIELVGLASNGQEAVEMVERHHPDVIILDLQMPVLDGLSASTQIKHIDPHAQIIAYSSVEDPQIEVMSQTARIDAFCKKDTATQELIALVKQLGQRAVSH, encoded by the coding sequence ATGTTGTCCTGTCAGCACCCCCTTCTTCGTGTTCTTGTTGTTGATGACCACGAGCTAACTCGTTTTAGCCTGAAATTAGCATTCCAGAGTCAGGCAAACATCGAGTTAGTTGGATTGGCTAGTAACGGTCAAGAAGCCGTTGAGATGGTCGAGCGTCACCACCCTGATGTGATTATTCTCGATCTACAAATGCCAGTATTAGACGGTTTGAGCGCATCTACCCAGATCAAGCACATCGATCCGCACGCTCAGATTATTGCCTATTCCTCAGTCGAAGACCCGCAGATTGAGGTGATGAGCCAAACCGCCAGAATTGATGCTTTTTGTAAAAAAGACACCGCTACTCAAGAGCTGATTGCTCTAGTCAAGCAGCTTGGGCAGCGGGCAGTCAGTCATTAG
- the glmS gene encoding glutamine--fructose-6-phosphate transaminase (isomerizing), translating to MCGIVGYIGTQAATEILLAGLEKLEYRGYDSAGIATVLEGDIHCVRAKGKLYNLREKLQREVNPATIGIGHTRWATHGKPEEYNAHPHTDTAKRIAVVQNGIIENYRELREELKAKGHEFRSDTDTEVIPHLIAELMAQQAQQAAATAQPFPFLEAVRQAVTKTGTDTELIPQLIAELMAQQVHNSASTPQQFPFLEAVRQAVTKAGTDTEAIPQLMAEVMTQQVHNSAVTSQHSSFLEAVRQAVNKLEGAFAIAVICADYPDELIVARQQAPLTIGFGQGEFFCASDTPALVPHTRAVLTLENGELARMTPIGVEVYNFAGDRLKKSPRTLSWNPVQVEKQGFKHFMLKEIYEQPGVVRACLEAYLNADWNADSGQSPIKLNLPASLYENLEHIQILACGTSWHAGLVGKYLLEQLAGIPTIVQYASEFRYAPAPLTANTLTIGVTQSGETADTLAALAMESQRRASQPPQFQTRLLGITNRPESTLGTMVPQIIETHAGIEIGVAATKTFVAQLMAFYCLALDLAYRRQTVSAIRLEQILIGLRQLPAQIELILESQERYIEHLTHDFAETKDFIFLGRGINFPIALEGALKLKEISYIHAEGYPAGEMKHGPIALLDAKVPVVAIAMPGTVYEKVLSNAQEAKARDSRLIGVTPMNDPEAAETFDDLLPVPAVEELLSPILTVIPLQLLAYHIAALRGLDVDQPRNLAKSVTVE from the coding sequence ATGTGCGGAATCGTTGGCTATATTGGCACTCAAGCGGCGACAGAGATTTTGCTGGCAGGCTTGGAGAAACTGGAGTATCGGGGCTACGATTCTGCCGGTATCGCCACAGTCTTGGAAGGTGATATCCATTGCGTGCGGGCAAAGGGCAAACTCTACAACCTGCGCGAAAAGCTACAACGAGAAGTTAATCCGGCGACGATTGGCATCGGACACACCCGTTGGGCGACTCACGGCAAGCCAGAAGAATACAACGCCCATCCCCACACGGATACGGCGAAGCGAATCGCGGTAGTCCAAAACGGGATTATTGAAAATTATCGGGAGTTGCGAGAAGAACTCAAAGCCAAGGGACACGAGTTTCGCTCAGATACCGATACTGAGGTGATTCCTCACTTAATCGCCGAATTAATGGCACAGCAAGCGCAGCAAGCAGCGGCGACAGCTCAACCGTTTCCGTTTTTAGAGGCGGTGCGGCAGGCGGTGACGAAAACGGGGACGGATACTGAGTTAATCCCCCAGTTAATCGCCGAACTAATGGCACAGCAAGTACATAACTCGGCTTCTACACCTCAACAGTTTCCGTTTTTAGAGGCAGTGCGGCAAGCGGTAACGAAGGCGGGAACAGACACGGAGGCAATCCCCCAATTAATGGCTGAAGTGATGACACAGCAGGTACACAACTCAGCTGTGACAAGTCAGCATTCTTCCTTTTTAGAAGCGGTACGGCAGGCGGTGAATAAACTGGAGGGAGCGTTTGCGATCGCAGTTATCTGTGCTGACTATCCCGATGAATTGATTGTGGCACGGCAACAAGCTCCCCTCACCATTGGTTTCGGTCAAGGAGAGTTTTTCTGCGCCTCTGATACTCCGGCCCTGGTTCCCCACACTCGTGCCGTCCTGACGCTGGAAAATGGCGAACTGGCAAGAATGACCCCGATTGGCGTTGAGGTGTACAATTTTGCTGGCGATAGGCTAAAGAAAAGTCCCCGGACTCTGAGTTGGAATCCCGTACAGGTGGAAAAACAGGGATTCAAACACTTTATGCTCAAGGAAATTTACGAGCAACCGGGAGTCGTTCGCGCTTGTTTAGAAGCTTACCTAAACGCAGACTGGAACGCCGACTCTGGTCAATCTCCCATTAAACTGAATTTACCAGCATCACTCTACGAAAATTTAGAACACATTCAAATTCTTGCCTGCGGCACCAGTTGGCACGCCGGACTGGTGGGTAAATACCTGCTGGAACAGTTAGCGGGAATTCCCACCATCGTGCAGTATGCCTCTGAGTTTCGCTATGCACCCGCGCCTCTCACTGCCAATACGCTGACTATTGGCGTGACCCAATCTGGGGAAACAGCGGATACGCTGGCGGCTTTGGCAATGGAATCCCAGCGTCGTGCCAGTCAGCCGCCCCAGTTTCAGACGCGATTGCTGGGGATTACCAATCGTCCTGAAAGCACTTTGGGGACGATGGTGCCCCAGATTATCGAAACCCACGCCGGAATTGAAATTGGAGTGGCGGCGACTAAAACCTTTGTTGCCCAGCTGATGGCGTTTTACTGTTTGGCACTGGATTTAGCTTATCGGCGTCAGACGGTATCGGCAATTCGGTTAGAGCAAATTTTAATTGGCTTGCGGCAGTTGCCAGCGCAGATTGAACTGATTTTAGAAAGTCAGGAGCGGTATATTGAACATCTGACTCACGATTTTGCCGAAACAAAAGATTTTATCTTTTTAGGACGGGGGATTAATTTCCCGATTGCTTTGGAAGGGGCGCTGAAATTGAAAGAAATCAGCTATATCCACGCCGAAGGTTATCCCGCTGGAGAGATGAAACACGGCCCGATTGCCCTGTTAGATGCGAAAGTTCCCGTAGTAGCGATCGCCATGCCGGGGACTGTCTACGAAAAAGTCCTCTCGAATGCCCAGGAAGCGAAGGCGCGGGATTCTCGCTTGATTGGCGTGACGCCGATGAATGACCCAGAAGCAGCGGAAACATTTGATGATTTGTTGCCCGTTCCTGCTGTGGAAGAGTTGCTTTCTCCGATCCTCACAGTAATTCCGTTGCAACTGTTGGCTTATCACATTGCAGCGCTTCGCGGCTTAGATGTAGATCAGCCTCGGAATTTGGCGAAATCCGTGACAGTTGAATAA
- a CDS encoding chlororespiratory reduction protein 7, with amino-acid sequence MPDSLMYRQDAFVVLEPNQPEQFLTPAEMLEKLKAILATRQDNLPPDLQKFPSVEAQAQYLLETSCELDMGPGQFLQWYVVRLEK; translated from the coding sequence ATGCCAGATTCCTTGATGTATCGACAAGATGCCTTCGTTGTTCTGGAACCCAACCAACCAGAGCAATTCCTCACTCCCGCCGAAATGTTAGAAAAACTGAAGGCAATTTTGGCAACTCGTCAAGATAACCTACCGCCAGATTTGCAAAAATTTCCCTCAGTAGAAGCTCAAGCTCAATACCTGCTAGAAACGTCCTGCGAATTAGATATGGGGCCAGGACAATTTTTACAGTGGTATGTCGTGCGTTTAGAAAAATAA
- a CDS encoding DUF2854 domain-containing protein, whose translation MLRQTSLGTLGLSVGGVLFLAGLVAYVTDNPTLNLAGFFYGVPLLLGGLALKASELTPVPFTKPTSKDILALREQQATATQNQIRLDVTRYRYGQDAHLDSSLSSLGLSPTDEERPVLTGLHETAIAGAYALVLEFESPLIPLEVWEQKREKIEGFFGPGVRVIVTQPAEQRVDVALTATP comes from the coding sequence ATGTTACGTCAAACTTCTTTGGGAACGTTGGGTTTAAGTGTCGGTGGCGTTTTATTTCTGGCGGGACTGGTTGCTTACGTTACCGACAACCCAACGCTGAATCTAGCCGGATTCTTCTATGGGGTTCCTCTGTTGCTGGGAGGGCTTGCCCTCAAAGCCTCAGAACTTACGCCTGTACCGTTCACCAAACCTACTTCCAAGGACATACTGGCACTCCGAGAACAGCAAGCCACCGCAACTCAAAACCAAATTCGTCTGGATGTCACCCGCTATCGCTACGGTCAAGATGCTCATCTCGATAGCTCTTTGAGCAGCTTGGGGCTGAGTCCAACCGATGAAGAAAGACCTGTGCTAACAGGATTACACGAAACTGCGATCGCTGGGGCTTACGCTTTAGTGTTGGAATTTGAGTCGCCGCTCATTCCTCTAGAGGTTTGGGAACAGAAGCGGGAGAAAATAGAAGGGTTTTTTGGCCCTGGTGTGCGCGTAATCGTGACTCAACCAGCTGAACAACGTGTTGATGTGGCGCTAACTGCTACACCCTAA
- a CDS encoding competence protein CoiA family protein, with protein MKSTNKIKYKYAYGAKNQVLYIGDLQRTEVIKNKAFTCISCGNTLIPKLGEIRQKHFAHKHIQNCSQETYLHRLGKLIFAQEYQSCLNKNEPFYIELRIDRRCNAYEKQLGRICQLNTINKTFDLTKRYIKLDLETKNDEFIPDILLSDISETKNLFIEIAVTHKITDKKAQSKFQIIEIAIESEDDILFIKQHIIRQSNPKIKLVNFEIKPEQGEICGRNCSESMGLFMVYKNGKSILTWGSLSKAYSILEKHKNIISYYKIISPNKVYLSSYEYKRSLVDAYNAKIAIKNCFLCRYHGDSWFYSNEEEPIFCKFLKIKCNSNHASECQYFRPDPECFPMQIFED; from the coding sequence ATGAAATCAACGAACAAAATTAAATACAAGTATGCTTATGGAGCAAAAAATCAAGTTCTCTACATTGGAGACTTGCAAAGGACAGAGGTCATTAAGAACAAAGCTTTCACCTGTATTTCTTGTGGAAATACACTAATTCCTAAACTAGGAGAGATTAGACAAAAACATTTTGCCCACAAGCATATTCAAAATTGTTCACAAGAAACATACCTACATAGGTTAGGAAAACTTATTTTTGCCCAAGAATATCAATCATGTTTGAATAAAAATGAACCTTTTTATATTGAGTTAAGAATAGACAGAAGATGTAACGCTTATGAGAAACAATTGGGGAGAATATGCCAGCTAAATACTATAAACAAAACTTTTGATTTGACCAAGAGATATATAAAGCTAGATTTGGAAACTAAAAATGATGAATTTATTCCTGATATTTTACTTAGTGATATATCAGAAACCAAAAATCTATTTATTGAAATAGCAGTTACTCATAAAATTACAGATAAAAAAGCACAATCTAAATTTCAAATTATTGAAATTGCCATTGAAAGCGAAGATGATATTCTCTTTATTAAGCAACATATTATCAGGCAGAGCAATCCAAAAATTAAGCTGGTGAATTTTGAAATAAAACCAGAACAAGGGGAAATTTGCGGTCGAAATTGCTCTGAAAGTATGGGTTTATTTATGGTTTACAAAAATGGGAAAAGTATCCTGACTTGGGGATCTTTATCAAAAGCTTATTCTATACTTGAAAAACATAAAAATATAATTTCATACTATAAAATCATTAGCCCTAATAAAGTCTATTTATCAAGTTATGAGTACAAGAGAAGTTTGGTTGACGCTTACAATGCAAAAATTGCTATTAAAAACTGTTTTTTATGCCGATATCACGGAGATAGCTGGTTTTATTCTAATGAAGAAGAACCTATATTTTGCAAATTTTTGAAGATTAAATGTAATTCAAACCACGCTTCAGAGTGCCAGTATTTTCGACCCGATCCTGAGTGCTTTCCGATGCAAATTTTTGAAGATTAA
- a CDS encoding Hsp20/alpha crystallin family protein, translating to MTLIRWQPFQEMATLRRQMDRMFDELATVNRDAPITWKPAIELQDTEDSLILRAQIPGIEAKDLDIRISREAVVITGERRYEKKEQEGGYVRSEFRYGNFQRVISLPVAIENDRVQSEFKDGVLMLTLPKVKSVRDRVVKLNLADSTSAAPEVTDAPVADTKKPEATESAEPASVWD from the coding sequence ATGACACTGATTCGTTGGCAACCTTTTCAAGAAATGGCAACCCTGCGCCGTCAAATGGATCGAATGTTTGACGAACTGGCAACTGTTAATCGGGATGCTCCAATCACCTGGAAGCCTGCGATTGAGCTGCAAGATACAGAGGACAGCCTAATTCTGCGGGCACAAATTCCTGGTATCGAAGCCAAAGACCTTGATATCCGCATTTCTCGTGAAGCGGTCGTGATTACAGGCGAACGCCGCTACGAAAAGAAAGAACAAGAAGGCGGTTACGTCCGTTCTGAGTTCCGCTACGGAAACTTTCAGCGAGTGATTTCTCTGCCTGTTGCGATTGAGAACGACCGCGTCCAGTCTGAATTTAAGGATGGTGTCCTGATGCTGACGCTGCCCAAAGTAAAGTCAGTTCGCGATCGCGTAGTCAAGCTCAATCTAGCAGATAGCACCAGTGCGGCTCCAGAAGTCACTGACGCACCCGTTGCTGACACGAAGAAGCCCGAAGCAACTGAGAGTGCTGAACCGGCTAGCGTCTGGGATTAA
- a CDS encoding Hsp20/alpha crystallin family protein gives MALIRWQPFQEMETLRRQMDQMFDELAGSDRVASRQYSTTWKPAIELQDTEDHLILRAEIPGVEGKDIDVQITREAIAISGEHRFEKKNEEKGFFRSEFRYGSFQRVIPLPVPIQNDQAKADFQNGILTLTLPKVTEARRTVVKLNLGSTNTTPELTSQSTPEANHASVN, from the coding sequence ATGGCACTGATTCGTTGGCAACCCTTCCAAGAAATGGAAACTCTACGTCGTCAAATGGATCAAATGTTTGATGAACTTGCCGGAAGCGATCGCGTAGCTTCTCGCCAGTACAGCACAACTTGGAAGCCTGCCATTGAACTCCAAGACACTGAAGACCATCTGATCCTGCGGGCTGAAATTCCAGGCGTAGAAGGCAAGGACATTGATGTCCAAATCACTCGTGAAGCGATCGCCATTAGCGGCGAACATCGCTTTGAGAAGAAGAACGAAGAAAAAGGCTTCTTCCGCTCCGAGTTCCGCTATGGTAGCTTCCAGCGGGTGATTCCTCTACCAGTGCCCATTCAGAACGACCAAGCCAAGGCTGACTTCCAGAATGGCATCCTGACATTGACCCTGCCGAAAGTCACGGAAGCGCGGCGTACCGTCGTCAAACTCAATTTAGGTAGCACCAATACGACACCAGAGTTGACGAGTCAGTCAACTCCTGAAGCCAACCACGCTAGCGTGAACTAA
- the psaC gene encoding photosystem I iron-sulfur center protein PsaC, with translation MSHTVKIYDTCIGCTQCVRACPTDVLEMVPWDGCKAQQIASSPRTEDCVGCKRCETACPTDFLSIRVYLSNAETTRSMGLAY, from the coding sequence ATGTCTCATACCGTTAAAATCTATGACACCTGCATTGGATGCACCCAATGCGTTCGCGCTTGCCCAACGGACGTCCTAGAGATGGTTCCCTGGGATGGCTGTAAAGCCCAACAGATTGCCTCATCTCCTCGGACTGAAGATTGTGTAGGTTGCAAGCGGTGCGAAACTGCCTGTCCTACCGACTTTTTGAGCATCCGAGTTTATTTGAGCAATGCTGAAACGACTCGCAGCATGGGCTTGGCATACTAA